A window of Prolixibacter sp. SD074 contains these coding sequences:
- a CDS encoding efflux RND transporter periplasmic adaptor subunit, whose translation MMRTSVKGLLTTGLLMMIILFFSACKEKTTEQTTVQTVKIDTARQGQQVQSVQYPGKIKPATEVNLAFRVAGPILHFPVQEGQFVKKGQLIAEIDPRDYKIQLAATQAEYDQVKAQADRVKELHKRNSVTPNDYDKAISGLKRITAKREANRNALKDTRMVAPFDGYIQKKFYDNHETVDAGYPIVSFLNTSHFEVDADIPATDYIRQDQFAGFSCTVDVYPNQPIPLKLLEIVPKSNMNQLYQARFRLEPPKDLHVAAGMNVNITINYLSGNHQLMLVPVTAVFERNGKSMVWIFSPKTNQIKSREVTPQSVRSNGTMEISSGLKAGELIVTAGVHSLKEGQQVKPLAPVSKTNVGGLL comes from the coding sequence ATGATGAGAACCTCAGTGAAAGGATTGCTGACAACAGGTTTACTTATGATGATAATCCTGTTTTTCAGTGCATGCAAAGAAAAAACGACAGAGCAAACCACTGTTCAGACCGTAAAAATCGATACGGCCAGGCAAGGACAACAAGTGCAATCCGTTCAATATCCGGGGAAAATCAAACCCGCCACCGAAGTAAACCTGGCCTTTCGTGTTGCCGGGCCGATTCTTCATTTCCCGGTCCAGGAAGGTCAGTTTGTAAAAAAGGGCCAGCTAATTGCCGAAATTGATCCCCGCGACTACAAAATACAACTGGCCGCCACCCAGGCCGAATACGATCAGGTAAAAGCACAGGCCGACCGGGTAAAAGAGCTGCACAAACGCAACAGCGTAACGCCCAACGATTACGATAAAGCTATTTCGGGACTGAAACGCATTACGGCCAAACGCGAAGCCAACCGAAACGCATTAAAAGATACCCGGATGGTTGCTCCTTTCGACGGTTATATTCAGAAGAAATTCTACGACAATCACGAAACAGTGGATGCCGGTTACCCGATTGTATCTTTCCTCAATACGTCCCATTTTGAAGTAGATGCCGACATTCCGGCTACCGATTATATCCGGCAAGACCAATTCGCCGGCTTCTCCTGCACAGTGGATGTTTATCCCAATCAGCCCATTCCACTGAAACTGCTGGAGATTGTTCCCAAATCGAATATGAATCAATTGTACCAGGCCCGCTTCCGTCTGGAACCGCCCAAAGACCTGCACGTTGCCGCAGGGATGAATGTCAATATAACCATCAATTACCTTTCAGGAAACCATCAACTGATGTTGGTTCCTGTAACTGCAGTGTTCGAACGGAATGGAAAATCGATGGTCTGGATTTTTTCGCCGAAAACAAATCAAATCAAATCCCGCGAGGTAACGCCTCAGTCTGTTCGCAGCAATGGTACGATGGAGATCTCTTCCGGGTTAAAAGCGGGTGAATTAATCGTCACCGCCGGTGTTCATTCACTGAAAGAAGGGCAGCAAGTAAAACCACTGGCACCGGTTAGCAAAACAAATGTAGGAGGGCTGCTATAA
- a CDS encoding efflux RND transporter permease subunit, translating to MNLTESAFKNKPLVYFLLFVLIAGGAYSFFKMSKLEDPEIKVKQALVVTVYPGASAHEVELQVTDKLEKAIRSVGDIKTIESRSLDNYSEIKVELESTTKKSEVEQKWDILRRKVHDAQAALPGEAQQSIVVDDFGDVYGMFYAMTADGYNYEKMSDYADLVKREVQDIPGVSRVQIYGERTPCINVEFKENRMANLGVHPAEILNTLNSQNKTVYAGEFNAGSKRLRVAVNDTYKSINDIKNLLVQGHESGQIRLKDVATVTRGYQKPYRQLMRYDGQKAMGIAFSMEQGGNIISLGQKIDAKLAELQQSRIPAGISFHKVFFQPDKVEDAIKGFMVNLLESVLIVIVILMITMGLRSGVLIGTGLIITILGSFLCLNFFDGTLQRVSLASLIVAMGMLVDNAIVIVDGILVDMQNGVKKSKALRNTPKKTALPLLGATVIAIIAFLPIFLSPDTSGEYVRDLFIVLAVSLLLSWVLALTHIPIIAEKRFMKSKIKGNGKGAHEGKIYDFFRKILNFMLYHRALTIGATIVLLIITGFSYRYIKQGFFPDLSYNQLYIEYRAHGGTRIEEVDSDLHGMEQYLMSQPEVTHVTTSLGGTPTRYNLVRSIAQPSQNYGELIVDFTNPDVLKEKMDTLQRYLTAHYPQAYVRMKRYNLMYKEYPIEALFTGPDPAILKQLAQKAEDVMKAEPTATLVTNNWEPETPYLKVDYYQPLARQAGLSRSDVSLALLAATDGLPVGQYHEGRRTLPIYLKSANSGGKPVEKLDNVPVWSLTPTIGNINRQELRGLLTGQATTADLLERAMGSKPLNQATRGISPQWEEPVVWRYNGERAIKAQCNNVPGHSPEEVRQNIKDKIGAIKLPDGYHLKWQGEYEASSDSRKYLFMHLPMAIILMIGILIALFRDFKKPAIILLSLPLATIGIVSGMLLSGKEFGFVAIVGALGLIGLMIKNGVVLIEEIGLQIESGKGHYQAIIDSSASRLRPVMMASLTTILGMIPLLPDDMFGSLAVTIMAGLLVGTLITLIIIPVLYSLFFHIHHPKREVSKKVTNHDKEN from the coding sequence ATGAATTTGACTGAAAGCGCATTTAAGAATAAGCCACTGGTTTATTTTCTGCTTTTCGTCCTGATTGCCGGAGGGGCTTACTCATTTTTCAAGATGAGCAAGCTGGAAGACCCGGAAATCAAGGTAAAGCAGGCCCTGGTGGTAACCGTTTACCCGGGAGCATCGGCCCATGAAGTTGAACTTCAGGTGACCGACAAACTGGAGAAAGCCATTCGATCGGTGGGTGATATCAAAACCATCGAATCACGCTCGCTGGATAATTATTCCGAGATAAAAGTCGAGCTGGAAAGTACGACCAAGAAAAGTGAAGTCGAGCAAAAATGGGATATCCTTCGCCGCAAGGTGCACGATGCCCAGGCTGCTTTGCCCGGAGAAGCGCAGCAATCCATCGTTGTCGATGACTTCGGCGATGTGTATGGCATGTTCTACGCCATGACGGCGGACGGCTACAACTACGAAAAAATGTCGGACTATGCCGATCTGGTGAAACGCGAAGTACAGGATATTCCGGGCGTCAGCCGGGTACAAATTTACGGAGAACGGACTCCCTGCATCAACGTGGAATTCAAAGAAAACCGGATGGCCAACCTGGGCGTTCATCCTGCTGAAATCCTGAATACGCTGAACAGCCAGAACAAAACCGTTTACGCCGGTGAATTCAATGCCGGGAGCAAACGCCTCCGGGTCGCTGTTAATGATACCTACAAGAGCATCAACGATATTAAAAACCTGCTGGTTCAGGGCCACGAATCCGGCCAAATCCGGTTAAAGGATGTGGCCACAGTGACCAGGGGGTACCAGAAACCGTACCGGCAACTGATGCGCTACGACGGACAGAAAGCGATGGGTATTGCTTTTTCCATGGAACAAGGCGGAAATATCATCAGCCTTGGACAGAAAATCGATGCCAAACTGGCCGAATTGCAGCAATCCAGAATTCCGGCAGGGATCAGCTTTCACAAAGTATTCTTCCAACCCGATAAGGTCGAAGATGCCATCAAGGGATTCATGGTGAACCTGCTCGAATCGGTGTTGATTGTGATTGTCATCCTGATGATCACGATGGGACTTCGAAGTGGTGTTCTTATCGGGACCGGACTTATCATCACCATTCTGGGCTCGTTCCTGTGCCTGAACTTTTTTGATGGAACGTTGCAGCGGGTTTCGCTGGCTTCACTGATTGTAGCCATGGGAATGCTGGTCGACAATGCCATCGTAATTGTAGATGGTATTCTGGTCGATATGCAAAACGGCGTGAAAAAATCAAAGGCGTTGCGAAATACCCCTAAGAAAACAGCGTTGCCTTTGTTGGGAGCAACTGTGATTGCCATCATCGCTTTTCTTCCCATTTTCCTGTCGCCCGACACGTCCGGAGAATACGTCCGCGACCTGTTTATTGTACTGGCTGTATCGCTGCTGTTGAGCTGGGTCCTCGCACTGACGCATATCCCCATCATCGCTGAAAAGCGTTTCATGAAATCGAAAATAAAAGGGAATGGAAAAGGTGCGCACGAAGGTAAAATATATGACTTCTTCCGGAAGATATTAAATTTTATGTTGTATCACCGGGCACTGACCATTGGCGCAACCATTGTTCTGCTGATAATTACCGGATTTTCTTATCGGTATATCAAACAAGGTTTCTTCCCGGACCTGAGCTATAATCAGCTTTACATCGAATACCGGGCTCATGGCGGCACGCGCATCGAAGAAGTAGATAGTGATCTGCACGGTATGGAGCAATACCTGATGAGCCAGCCCGAAGTAACGCATGTAACGACTAGTCTGGGTGGCACTCCGACACGTTATAACCTGGTGCGGTCCATTGCACAGCCCTCACAAAACTATGGTGAGTTAATCGTCGATTTCACCAATCCGGATGTGCTAAAAGAAAAAATGGATACGCTGCAGAGGTACCTCACGGCACACTATCCTCAAGCATATGTCCGCATGAAGCGATACAACCTGATGTACAAGGAATATCCCATCGAAGCGTTGTTCACCGGCCCCGATCCGGCCATATTGAAGCAGTTGGCACAGAAGGCTGAAGATGTGATGAAAGCAGAACCAACGGCTACATTGGTGACAAACAATTGGGAACCGGAAACACCGTACCTGAAAGTAGATTATTACCAACCATTGGCCCGTCAGGCCGGACTATCCCGGAGCGACGTTAGCCTGGCATTGCTGGCAGCTACCGATGGTTTGCCCGTCGGTCAGTACCACGAAGGCAGACGCACTCTCCCCATTTACCTGAAGAGTGCCAATTCAGGGGGTAAGCCCGTTGAAAAGCTGGATAACGTTCCGGTCTGGAGCCTCACCCCCACTATTGGCAATATTAATCGGCAGGAGTTGCGGGGACTGTTGACCGGCCAGGCCACCACAGCCGATCTACTGGAAAGAGCAATGGGCAGCAAGCCACTCAACCAGGCAACAAGAGGCATTTCGCCCCAATGGGAGGAACCTGTTGTGTGGCGTTACAACGGCGAGCGGGCCATCAAAGCACAATGCAACAACGTACCCGGGCATTCGCCGGAAGAAGTCAGACAAAATATCAAAGACAAAATCGGTGCAATTAAACTGCCCGACGGTTACCACCTCAAATGGCAAGGTGAATATGAAGCCAGCAGCGATTCGCGAAAATATCTGTTCATGCACCTTCCCATGGCGATTATCCTGATGATTGGTATCCTGATTGCCCTGTTCAGGGATTTCAAAAAACCAGCCATCATCCTGCTCAGTTTGCCACTGGCCACCATCGGAATTGTTTCCGGTATGCTCCTATCGGGAAAAGAGTTCGGCTTTGTAGCCATCGTCGGTGCATTGGGATTGATTGGTTTGATGATTAAAAACGGTGTGGTATTGATAGAAGAGATAGGCCTGCAAATCGAATCGGGGAAAGGCCATTACCAGGCAATCATCGATTCATCGGCTTCCAGGCTTCGGCCCGTGATGATGGCTTCACTAACCACCATTCTGGGAATGATTCCGCTGCTGCCCGATGATATGTTCGGCTCGCTGGCGGTGACCATCATGGCCGGACTGCTGGTAGGGACACTCATCACGCTGATTATTATACCGGTGCTCTATTCACTGTTTTTTCACATTCACCATCCCAAACGGGAAGTATCGAA
- the ovoA gene encoding 5-histidylcysteine sulfoxide synthase: MKTITVNRKELFDTRTPILNAGTVEEMRQRILSYFHQTFDIDEHLFNVFGDESAMYERADPLRHPLIFYFGHTAVFFINKLILSKIIDNRINPKFESMFAVGVDEMSWDDLDMNHYDWPPVADVRAYRKLVRERVDQVIRELPLNLPINWKSPFWIIIMGIEHARIHLETSSVLIRQLPLKYLKPIEGWNICAENGLPPANSLLPVEGGLVKMGKDREDPLYGWDNEYGHHKMKLRPFKASKYLCSNGEFLAFVEAGGYREEKYWTEEGWSWRSYKEAEHPLFWKKEGDAWKLRLVYSETDMPWSWPAEVNYLEAKAFCNWKSEVTGRSIRLATEEEWYRMHDLAQIPDQPYWDKAPGNINMEHYQSPCPVNKFAFGDFYDIIGNVWQWTETPITGFSGFKVHPFYDDFSTPTFDLQHNLIKGGSWISTGNEATRDARYAFRRHFYQHAGFRYVESENPVIIQRDVYETDPEVVRYCHAQYGPGLHGFRNYHQAIAEKCIERMQGKTGSALDLGCKTGRSTWELARAFDEVTGLDFTARNIRLAIELQENGNMQYIFPEEGELVSYHQINLKDLDLNALTTKVTFYQADASNLKDLYTGYDLILLNDILDEMYNPVQFLSQVHERLNSGGLLVIASSYDWNDEQTEKSNWIGGYREDGEPVWTRDALTLMLSEHFEKAAEDEHLQSVLPYSKRKYVVKDIEVSFWEKS, from the coding sequence ATGAAGACAATAACGGTCAACCGAAAAGAACTTTTCGATACCCGTACCCCCATCCTCAATGCAGGAACAGTTGAAGAAATGCGGCAACGGATATTATCCTATTTTCACCAGACATTCGATATTGACGAACATCTATTCAACGTATTTGGCGACGAATCGGCCATGTACGAGCGAGCTGATCCGTTAAGGCACCCGCTGATTTTCTATTTTGGCCACACCGCTGTGTTTTTTATCAACAAACTCATCCTGTCCAAAATCATCGACAACCGCATCAACCCGAAATTTGAATCGATGTTCGCAGTCGGTGTCGACGAAATGTCGTGGGATGATTTGGATATGAACCATTACGACTGGCCACCCGTCGCCGACGTTCGTGCGTACCGGAAGCTGGTTCGCGAACGAGTCGACCAGGTTATCCGTGAACTTCCGCTCAATTTACCTATCAATTGGAAAAGTCCGTTTTGGATTATCATAATGGGTATTGAGCACGCACGAATTCATCTCGAAACCTCGTCTGTTTTAATCCGTCAGCTTCCGCTTAAGTATTTGAAACCGATTGAAGGCTGGAATATTTGTGCTGAAAATGGCCTGCCACCAGCCAACTCGTTACTTCCGGTGGAAGGGGGGTTGGTCAAAATGGGAAAAGACCGGGAAGATCCGCTTTATGGCTGGGACAATGAATATGGTCACCACAAGATGAAGTTGAGGCCGTTCAAAGCTTCTAAATATCTATGCTCCAACGGCGAATTTTTGGCATTCGTGGAAGCAGGCGGCTACCGCGAAGAAAAATACTGGACCGAAGAAGGCTGGAGCTGGAGAAGTTACAAAGAAGCTGAACATCCGTTATTCTGGAAAAAAGAAGGCGATGCATGGAAACTCCGGCTCGTTTACAGCGAAACCGACATGCCATGGTCGTGGCCGGCAGAGGTCAATTACCTCGAAGCCAAAGCCTTTTGCAACTGGAAATCGGAAGTAACCGGACGTTCCATCCGGTTGGCGACTGAAGAGGAATGGTACCGGATGCACGATTTGGCACAAATTCCCGATCAGCCTTACTGGGATAAAGCGCCCGGCAACATCAACATGGAACACTATCAAAGTCCCTGCCCGGTGAACAAATTCGCATTTGGTGACTTCTACGACATCATCGGTAACGTTTGGCAGTGGACAGAAACTCCGATAACTGGCTTTAGTGGCTTCAAAGTTCATCCGTTTTACGACGATTTTTCCACGCCAACGTTCGACTTGCAGCACAATCTCATCAAAGGTGGTTCATGGATTTCTACCGGAAACGAAGCCACCCGCGATGCGCGTTATGCGTTCCGCCGGCACTTTTATCAACATGCCGGTTTCCGTTACGTGGAATCGGAAAATCCCGTAATCATTCAGCGCGATGTGTACGAAACCGATCCGGAAGTGGTGCGCTACTGTCATGCCCAATACGGCCCTGGCTTGCATGGGTTCCGGAATTATCATCAGGCAATAGCCGAAAAGTGCATTGAGAGAATGCAGGGCAAAACCGGCAGCGCACTCGATTTGGGTTGCAAAACCGGGCGTTCGACATGGGAGTTGGCACGTGCTTTTGACGAGGTAACCGGCCTCGATTTTACGGCAAGGAATATCCGGCTGGCTATCGAGCTTCAGGAAAACGGAAACATGCAATACATTTTCCCGGAAGAGGGCGAACTGGTATCCTATCATCAGATTAACCTGAAGGATTTGGATTTGAATGCGTTGACCACAAAAGTTACCTTTTACCAGGCCGACGCATCCAACCTGAAAGACCTGTACACCGGTTACGACCTCATTTTGCTGAATGACATTCTGGATGAAATGTACAATCCGGTTCAGTTCCTTAGCCAGGTTCACGAAAGATTGAATAGTGGCGGTTTACTGGTAATCGCTTCTTCCTATGACTGGAACGACGAACAGACAGAAAAAAGCAACTGGATTGGCGGCTACCGCGAAGACGGTGAACCTGTATGGACCCGGGATGCTTTGACTCTGATGCTTTCCGAACATTTCGAAAAAGCGGCAGAGGATGAACATCTTCAGTCGGTATTGCCTTATTCCAAACGAAAATATGTCGTGAAGGATATCGAAGTTTCCTTTTGGGAAAAAAGCTGA
- a CDS encoding pyridoxal phosphate-dependent aminotransferase translates to MEKVADRIARLSVSQTLAMAQKSRELKEQGIDVISLGVGEPDFDTPEFIKEAAKKAVDENFSHYSPVPGYPVLRNAIVNKLKRDNDLDYTPGQIVVSNGAKHSLANVLQVVVEEGDEVVVPAPYWVTYVELVKLSGGKNVVIETSVDSDFKITPAQLEAAITPKTRAFLFSSPSNPTGKLYTREELKAFAGIFAKHPNIIVISDEIYEYITYGVKHESIGQFDAIKDQVVVVNGVSKAYAMTGYRIGYIAAPTWIAKGCNKLQGQYTSGANSVAQVASAAAINSDNSEVFKMVAQFEKRRDMVMELMAEIPGLKTSKPDGAFYVFPDVTHYFGKKVGDTVIDDATDLSMYLLNEAHVGVVTGAAFGDPNCLRVSYAASEAELREAISRIKNALSKLV, encoded by the coding sequence ATGGAAAAAGTTGCCGACAGGATTGCACGTCTATCTGTTTCACAAACCTTGGCCATGGCCCAAAAAAGCCGTGAATTAAAGGAACAGGGAATTGACGTAATTAGTTTGGGAGTGGGTGAGCCCGATTTCGACACACCCGAATTCATCAAGGAAGCTGCCAAGAAAGCAGTCGATGAAAATTTTTCACACTATTCCCCGGTTCCCGGATACCCGGTATTGCGGAATGCCATCGTCAATAAATTGAAACGCGACAACGATCTGGATTATACCCCCGGCCAAATAGTGGTTTCCAACGGCGCCAAGCATTCACTGGCCAATGTGTTGCAGGTGGTGGTTGAAGAAGGTGACGAGGTCGTTGTACCGGCCCCTTATTGGGTGACTTATGTTGAACTGGTAAAGCTTTCGGGAGGTAAAAACGTCGTGATTGAAACTTCGGTTGATTCCGATTTCAAAATTACGCCGGCTCAACTCGAAGCAGCTATTACACCTAAGACACGAGCCTTTCTGTTCAGTAGCCCCAGCAACCCTACCGGGAAATTGTATACCCGCGAGGAGCTGAAGGCTTTTGCAGGCATCTTTGCCAAACATCCCAATATCATCGTCATTTCCGATGAAATTTACGAGTATATCACTTACGGTGTGAAACACGAATCTATCGGCCAGTTTGACGCCATCAAGGATCAGGTCGTCGTGGTAAACGGTGTATCGAAAGCATATGCCATGACCGGATACCGGATTGGTTACATTGCCGCTCCGACCTGGATTGCGAAGGGATGCAACAAATTGCAGGGACAGTATACATCAGGGGCGAACTCGGTAGCTCAGGTTGCTTCGGCCGCGGCCATTAACTCGGATAATTCCGAAGTATTCAAAATGGTTGCCCAGTTCGAGAAACGTCGCGACATGGTGATGGAGCTGATGGCGGAAATCCCCGGATTGAAAACCAGTAAGCCCGACGGCGCTTTCTATGTGTTTCCCGATGTAACTCATTATTTTGGCAAAAAAGTTGGCGATACTGTGATTGACGATGCCACCGATTTAAGCATGTATTTGCTGAATGAAGCACATGTAGGTGTGGTAACTGGTGCAGCTTTCGGCGATCCAAACTGTTTGCGGGTTTCATACGCAGCTTCGGAAGCGGAGTTACGTGAGGCAATTTCCCGTATCAAGAACGCGCTGAGTAAACTTGTATAA